The Tursiops truncatus isolate mTurTru1 chromosome 20, mTurTru1.mat.Y, whole genome shotgun sequence DNA window AGAGTCCAGTGCCCAGGAAAGCTTTATTCCTTGATCTGAGAACGAGAGTCTGCACACAGAAGTCAACAAACTGATGATTTCACAaaacctcccccctccccacccccacagacAGACACTACGGGACAGGCCCAGCACACCCGCCGCGGTGTGGCCTCACCCTGCCCCGAGCTGCAGATGGTCCCATGGGCCACAGGGGAGGCAGCATCTCTGTCCTGGCAAGACCTGGGCTGATGGGCAAGGCTGGCTATGGAAGGCTCACTCTCTGGATAAGGTCATTCCCCGAGGAGCCAGCAAGGAGTGGGATGCACGTGGCTCACGGGTGGGCTTCCACGTGTGGTCTTGGTGCTGCGAGAATTACGATCGCCCCCTGTCTCAGCTTAAGGACGAGGGTCCCCTTCAGCacaagggtgggggtggggagcaatgGCAAGAGAGGGAATTTTGGGAAGGGGTGGCCTGGCTGGGGGCAGATGGTCTCTTTGTCAAGACATCGAAGACTCCACAGGTCACCACTTCAGCCTCAAGCCACAGTCCAGGATGAGGGCTCAGGTCGGCCcactgggtggggctggagagttCCGGTGCTGGCTCCCAGGAAGCCCCAGCTCCGCCATCCTTCAGTGCCCGCGTGCTGTCGTCACCGATGAAATAGCCCTCTCCTTGCTGTGTTCTTCCGCAGGATGGCAGGGAGGGAGCCAAGGTCTTGGGCTCCCCTCCATGACGTTATTGGTCTGCTTGCTCCAGGGACCTCCTGGACCCAGCATCTCTCTATTGCTCCGTGGGGAAGCCCTGGGAGGCCGCCCAGAGAAGCCACTCCTCGGCCAGCGCTCCTGTGTCCTGGTTGCTCCACAGCCTCAGGTTGGGGCCAGCACCTGCGCCCCCTTCCCCGCCACCTGAGGCTTGGCCCTGGCGCCCTCTCCACCCCCGCGCTCCCCGCCTGaggccccttcctctccctgcccagTATCCAGACAGATGGCTTCCTGTGTGGGCAGGCCTGTCCTTCCAGTCCTGGCCTGGCCTCTGTGGCCTGCCCAGGGTCACCCGGAGGGGTAGTAGGGAGTATCGCTGTGGTAGTTGTAATCCGGGCACACCTTCTGGACTAGCCTGTAGTCTGTGCTGTAGAAGGCGATGTAGACGCAGACGACTTTGAAGGGCTGGGAGCAGCTCCAGGTGGCTGAGCTCTGAGCGTGGTCTCGGGAGCAGGTCTTGGCTGGGTCGTGGGTGCAGAGCGAGATCCGGCGGCCCCGTTCCACCTTCTCCCACTCCATCCGGCAGTTGAAGATTTTGGAGGCCTTGGCTTCAATGAAGATCTGCTGCTCCTGGTGGAACTCGACAGCTTTACTGGGGGGCACGAGGCTGATGGAGATGTTGCCCTGGCCCGTGGCATTGTGTCGGAAGTGGACGCTGAAGGTCCCATTGCCGTGGTCCACGATCTTCCCCGTGACGAGCAGGTTCAGGGCTACCGTCTTGATGTTGGAGTAGAAGTCACCCCAGCCAAAGATCTTCTTCACTCTGGCCGACGGTGGGGGGCTGTGGTTCGGGCGACTGGGGGGCTGCCCGAGGACCCCCCATGCCTCCCCAGGTGGAACCAGCAGGCCTAGGAGAGTAGAGCTGGCCATGGGGCGGGACTTAGGTGACATGTGGCCCCGCTTTCGAGGCATCCGGGGCCGGGGCTGGCTCTCAGGGTCGTCATGCTCAGGGTCCTCTGAGCCAGGGGGACCATCATCCTGGCCACAGATGACCTGTGGAGGGAGTTGGGAGGAGAATGAGCACCTGGGTCCCCAGAAGACCCAGGAATTCTGGTTCACTGCCTCCCACCACCGGCATCATCGCTCTGCCCTCCCTTCCACTCTGACTTGGGGCTGAGGGGGCCCTGCACATTGCCCAGCTACTCTGGGGGCTGGGTATGCACTCTGGCCTGTGTCGTGGTTCCCTCTCATGTTCTGACACTCAGGTCACCCCTAGCTCCTCTCCCCACTGTCCTGCCTCTGGTCACTGTTCAAAGTCTTGGAAGGATGGTGGAGAATTCTCTCCAGTAGACCACGGCAGCAGAGGTACATGGCCCCAGCTCCTAGGGAGCCCCAAGTCTAATGGGGGAGGCCCAGCTCCCGATGTTGGGAGAGCCTTCATCTGATAGAAGAAGCTGTGATGACAGAGCACCCCTTTCTTATAGGAGAGGTAGAGTCTCCCACTCTGTGAAATTCCCAGGCTGATGGGGGAGgtacagtctctgccctcaaaaaGCCCCAAGTCAGATAGGAGAGCTCCATCTCTATGCTGAGAGAGCCCCTAGTTTGACAGGGGAGGAACAGCCCTTGCCTTTGGGGACTTTCTAGTCTGTTGGATGAGACACCACCCCTATCCTGGGGTAGTTTCTACCTTCAGAGGCGAAGAGAACCAACAgatgatggaaaagaaaacagaacccaGCAAAATTCTCTCTCAAGAACACATGCAGCTTAGGTTTTGGCAGGAGGATTTGAGGGAGACCTGGGGTGAGTTCCATACCCAGGAGGGCCACACTCTCCTCCGGGGACCACTGGTGATAACTTGCCAGGACATTACTTATACTAGGAGGTAGGAGTTCTTATtattcccacttcacagatggggaCACCAGACTCACAGGTTACATCACTACAAGGCTGTCACACAGAGTCAGACCTCCCAAGCCACTGCACTCCCGGGCGCACAAGCCAGATGGGTCCTTCTACTGGGATTTCATCCaagccccatccccacccaggaTCTCCTGTAAACTGCGGAGGCCTGGCTGGCCTCTGCTGCATCAGCTCTATTGACAGGCAACATCTGgggaggcttcctgaaggagCTGTGGGGAAGGCCAGCAGGACAGCCTGACGAGCTCAAACACAGGACAGCTCAGGAGGGCATCAGGGAGTGAACCGGGTTTCCTGAGGACAGCTGCCTGGTGTGGGTTTGCTCAGCTTCTGAAGAGAGTACTTACCTTACGTATCTCGTTATGAGCACCGGGGCACCAGCTCACAGCTGGGCAGCATCTGGATTTGCTGGTGACcctgggatgagggtgggggaTGCCTGAGGTCTGGAGGGCTCCAAAGGGGTTTGTGGTCTCTTTTCTGGCCCTGGCCATGCCTGGGGCTGTGTGCGGTGGCCCTGCCTGCCAGGACCCAAGGGTGGGGCGGAGGGACAGTAGGAGGGGAAGCTCTGAGGGCTGGGCTCAAGGCGGCAGACCTGTGTGTACTCGGCCGCCGGGGGTCACAGCTGAATGGCTGGAGG harbors:
- the NXPH3 gene encoding neurexophilin-3 isoform X1; protein product: MQLTRCCFVFLVQGSLYLAGPPHTAPGMARARKETTNPFGALQTSGIPHPHPRVTSKSRCCPAVSWCPGAHNEIRKVICGQDDGPPGSEDPEHDDPESQPRPRMPRKRGHMSPKSRPMASSTLLGLLVPPGEAWGVLGQPPSRPNHSPPPSARVKKIFGWGDFYSNIKTVALNLLVTGKIVDHGNGTFSVHFRHNATGQGNISISLVPPSKAVEFHQEQQIFIEAKASKIFNCRMEWEKVERGRRISLCTHDPAKTCSRDHAQSSATWSCSQPFKVVCVYIAFYSTDYRLVQKVCPDYNYHSDTPYYPSG
- the NXPH3 gene encoding neurexophilin-3 isoform X3 encodes the protein MQLTRCCFVFLVQGSLYLVICGQDDGPPGSEDPEHDDPESQPRPRMPRKRGHMSPKSRPMASSTLLGLLVPPGEAWGVLGQPPSRPNHSPPPSARVKKIFGWGDFYSNIKTVALNLLVTGKIVDHGNGTFSVHFRHNATGQGNISISLVPPSKAVEFHQEQQIFIEAKASKIFNCRMEWEKVERGRRISLCTHDPAKTCSRDHAQSSATWSCSQPFKVVCVYIAFYSTDYRLVQKVCPDYNYHSDTPYYPSG
- the NXPH3 gene encoding neurexophilin-3 isoform X2, coding for MARARKETTNPFGALQTSGIPHPHPRVTSKSRCCPAVSWCPGAHNEIRKVICGQDDGPPGSEDPEHDDPESQPRPRMPRKRGHMSPKSRPMASSTLLGLLVPPGEAWGVLGQPPSRPNHSPPPSARVKKIFGWGDFYSNIKTVALNLLVTGKIVDHGNGTFSVHFRHNATGQGNISISLVPPSKAVEFHQEQQIFIEAKASKIFNCRMEWEKVERGRRISLCTHDPAKTCSRDHAQSSATWSCSQPFKVVCVYIAFYSTDYRLVQKVCPDYNYHSDTPYYPSG
- the NXPH3 gene encoding neurexophilin-3 isoform X4 — translated: MPRKRGHMSPKSRPMASSTLLGLLVPPGEAWGVLGQPPSRPNHSPPPSARVKKIFGWGDFYSNIKTVALNLLVTGKIVDHGNGTFSVHFRHNATGQGNISISLVPPSKAVEFHQEQQIFIEAKASKIFNCRMEWEKVERGRRISLCTHDPAKTCSRDHAQSSATWSCSQPFKVVCVYIAFYSTDYRLVQKVCPDYNYHSDTPYYPSG